In Candidatus Cohnella colombiensis, one DNA window encodes the following:
- a CDS encoding histidine kinase → MRGVGLKAHLPLLRTNIVLFGLLLLLAWTLTSFERNSRLERQNVDESSWQYAVATDYAYSAPPQNNWFPYITGISSELDAYWLRISLPKDAIREPQLWILNVSSLSVYSDGDRIYAYNPEEHAERLNTNYHWNLVPLPTPHSSELVLLLKQQGDIHLAPKIYLIGKGDFTSYLIQKDIDALIFGAIFIFFFCISIYLYSINKANLHLYLALVACCGCYSVVVRTYLIQLLWDQPWLSYLELTIFPLGVFGTLSIMIELLHSNHTHVLRILRWIILAFTVFTFITSLTLNNSLFVLYLSYPLLALFGVTAFFILYTIWKSYRDKQDADSITMLSGFLMLTFTASIHVIRNYTTGLYGYIIRQLELSSVIPVDILSLGLLLFIFCLSRIIIHRFSLMNQQLSLFNTDLENMVIRRTAELHERELELQEASMKLTLSLRETAEASASTMVLEERHRITGTIHDTIGHSLTATIVQLEAAKRLLTRDPALAEQKLVASQGLVRRGLEDIRQSIRLVRNDSTQYDLHEAMLSLVNETEKTTGVRIIARIDPIPVELTVLKKRVLFQALQEGLTNGIRHGDSTHFEFTLMMNNKYLDFTLNSNGHTYAPTKFGFGLQTMADRVQQFGGKITIDPGTPGCILKIQLPIEENGGVYRDKP, encoded by the coding sequence TTGCGGGGAGTCGGACTCAAAGCACATTTGCCGTTGTTACGCACGAACATTGTGCTTTTCGGTTTATTGCTTTTACTCGCATGGACACTGACCTCCTTCGAACGAAACAGTCGACTTGAACGTCAAAATGTAGACGAGTCGTCCTGGCAGTACGCCGTTGCTACCGACTATGCTTATTCTGCACCACCACAAAACAATTGGTTCCCCTATATAACAGGCATCTCTTCTGAGCTTGATGCCTACTGGCTTCGTATATCGCTTCCAAAAGATGCTATTCGAGAGCCACAGCTATGGATCTTGAATGTATCCTCTCTTTCTGTCTATTCTGACGGAGATCGAATCTACGCGTATAATCCAGAAGAACATGCCGAACGATTAAATACGAATTATCATTGGAATCTCGTTCCACTCCCTACACCACACTCTTCAGAGCTAGTTCTACTCCTTAAACAACAAGGGGACATCCATCTGGCCCCCAAAATTTATCTCATCGGAAAAGGCGACTTCACCTCTTATCTCATTCAGAAGGACATCGATGCTTTAATATTCGGTGCGATATTCATATTTTTCTTTTGTATTTCCATTTATCTATATTCCATCAATAAAGCGAATCTACACCTCTATCTCGCTCTTGTCGCTTGTTGTGGCTGTTACTCTGTTGTTGTACGTACGTACCTTATCCAGCTTTTATGGGATCAGCCTTGGTTGAGTTACCTTGAGCTTACGATTTTCCCTCTTGGCGTTTTCGGTACGCTAAGCATTATGATTGAACTGCTTCATTCGAATCACACGCACGTTCTTCGCATTCTCCGCTGGATTATTCTAGCATTTACTGTATTTACATTCATTACGAGTCTAACGCTTAATAATAGTCTCTTTGTACTTTATTTGAGCTACCCCCTACTTGCGCTATTTGGGGTCACTGCATTTTTTATTTTGTATACGATATGGAAATCTTACAGAGACAAGCAGGACGCCGATTCCATCACGATGCTGTCTGGTTTTCTCATGTTAACCTTTACCGCATCCATACACGTCATACGCAACTATACAACGGGGTTATATGGATACATCATTAGACAGCTAGAGCTTTCATCTGTTATTCCCGTTGACATTCTATCACTTGGTTTATTGTTATTCATCTTCTGTTTGTCCCGTATCATTATTCACCGCTTCAGTCTCATGAATCAACAGCTAAGTCTATTCAATACCGATCTTGAAAATATGGTTATAAGACGTACCGCAGAGCTGCACGAACGGGAGCTTGAGCTTCAAGAAGCGAGCATGAAGCTTACTCTCTCACTAAGGGAAACAGCGGAGGCTTCAGCATCTACAATGGTGCTAGAAGAGCGCCACAGAATTACTGGAACGATTCATGACACCATAGGCCATTCACTGACAGCGACAATCGTCCAACTAGAAGCAGCAAAGCGACTCTTAACCCGCGATCCCGCTCTTGCTGAACAAAAACTCGTTGCTTCACAAGGACTCGTTCGCCGTGGCTTGGAAGATATTCGTCAGTCTATTAGACTTGTTCGCAATGATTCCACTCAATACGATCTTCACGAAGCGATGTTATCTCTCGTTAACGAAACGGAGAAAACGACTGGTGTGCGTATTATCGCCCGGATCGATCCGATTCCTGTTGAACTTACTGTACTGAAAAAAAGAGTGCTCTTTCAAGCGTTGCAAGAAGGTCTGACGAATGGCATTCGTCATGGCGATAGCACCCACTTCGAATTCACTTTAATGATGAATAACAAGTACTTAGATTTCACACTTAATAGTAATGGGCACACCTACGCGCCGACAAAATTCGGCTTCGGGCTTCAGACAATGGCTGATCGTGTTCAACAATTTGGAGGGAAGATTACAATTGATCCGGGCACTCCTGGCTGTATCTTGAAAATTCAACTGCCTATTGAGGAGAATGGGGGAGTGTATCGTGACAAGCCATAA
- a CDS encoding response regulator transcription factor: protein MLKILIADDQTLMRDGLQTILQLEDDIDVIATAENGEEACNLVMTLQPDIVLMDIRMPVMNGIEAVKKLKLDSPHTKVLVLTTFDEDDYIIDALASGAVGFLLKDIPTDKLLQAIRDTAKGELMLPSSIAIKLAARLATPSSEERTFSAQKRGKISDLKFTDREMSIIVLMVEGRNNRQIAQLLFMSEGTVKNYISTIYDKIGTNDRTQAVLWLKDMTVI from the coding sequence ATGCTGAAAATATTAATTGCTGATGATCAAACACTTATGAGAGATGGCTTACAAACCATTCTTCAGCTTGAAGATGATATAGATGTGATTGCAACAGCAGAAAATGGTGAAGAAGCTTGCAACCTCGTAATGACTCTTCAACCCGATATCGTGCTTATGGATATTCGTATGCCGGTCATGAACGGAATTGAAGCTGTCAAGAAGCTAAAACTGGACTCCCCACATACGAAGGTGCTTGTACTAACGACGTTCGATGAGGACGATTACATCATAGATGCCCTAGCAAGTGGCGCAGTAGGCTTTCTTCTTAAAGACATCCCGACAGATAAGCTACTACAAGCGATCCGTGATACAGCCAAAGGTGAACTGATGCTCCCTTCTTCAATTGCGATTAAGCTAGCTGCTAGATTGGCAACTCCCTCTTCTGAAGAACGCACTTTCTCCGCACAGAAGCGAGGTAAAATATCGGATCTTAAATTCACTGATCGGGAAATGAGCATCATCGTATTGATGGTCGAGGGACGTAACAATCGTCAAATCGCCCAACTTCTCTTTATGAGTGAAGGTACAGTTAAAAACTACATCAGCACGATCTACGATAAAATTGGCACAAATGATCGGACACAAGCTGTTCTCTGGCTGAAAGATATGACTGTCATATGA
- a CDS encoding HD domain-containing protein: protein MIIVHISQCRPGMKLGRSICTEQGHVLAGRGFLLTESALNRLKQMGLPYLHIEQEGTDDIAPDQAITDETIIVLHGALTHIMDELFDRTREKLSASVAHFCHDAVKLLVGDLRAHKNELCLPVHLSTTLSDGEKQHFLEHAINVAVCAARLGIEENLASDELHALTMGAMLHDIGRLMLPNGLQSRATQSDRAQYLSHTELGYRLLRDSGFPALTAQCALFHHERMDGSGYPFGMEGERIHAHHQWISIFDMFDTLVNGRSNGVPMLPHEALEVLFGGAGTLYDMKKVCNFRDNMALFPRGMTVRLSTGEVGIVSDVHEDSKQRPIVRVIRNSNGDSLLKPYDVDLKQQLHLMINGIGSDKVIGESLLKPTLQGPSPSRTNELFHVV, encoded by the coding sequence ATGATTATTGTTCATATCAGTCAATGTCGTCCAGGAATGAAGCTAGGGCGCTCAATCTGCACAGAGCAAGGACATGTATTAGCGGGAAGAGGTTTCTTGTTAACAGAAAGCGCACTGAATCGATTGAAGCAGATGGGCTTGCCTTATCTTCATATTGAACAAGAAGGTACGGATGATATTGCTCCGGATCAAGCAATTACTGATGAGACGATCATTGTGCTACATGGTGCGCTGACACATATTATGGATGAACTATTCGATCGAACGCGAGAAAAGCTTTCAGCTTCAGTCGCACACTTTTGCCATGATGCTGTGAAGCTGCTAGTAGGTGATTTAAGAGCGCATAAGAATGAACTGTGTTTGCCAGTACATCTAAGCACGACATTAAGTGATGGAGAAAAGCAGCACTTCCTAGAGCATGCGATTAATGTTGCTGTATGCGCAGCACGTTTGGGTATTGAAGAGAATTTGGCATCGGATGAGCTCCATGCGCTTACGATGGGGGCAATGCTTCATGACATCGGTAGGCTAATGCTCCCCAATGGTCTTCAAAGCCGCGCGACGCAAAGCGACCGCGCACAATATTTATCACATACTGAACTTGGCTATCGTTTGCTTAGAGATAGTGGCTTCCCAGCATTGACGGCGCAATGTGCGCTATTCCATCATGAGCGAATGGATGGCAGTGGATATCCGTTCGGAATGGAAGGGGAGCGAATTCATGCTCATCACCAATGGATTAGCATCTTTGATATGTTCGATACATTGGTGAATGGACGGAGCAACGGTGTTCCTATGCTGCCACATGAAGCACTAGAGGTGCTTTTTGGCGGAGCAGGTACGCTATATGATATGAAAAAGGTGTGCAACTTTCGCGACAATATGGCGCTTTTTCCACGAGGGATGACGGTACGCCTAAGTACAGGCGAAGTGGGTATTGTGTCCGATGTGCATGAGGATAGCAAGCAACGTCCGATTGTGCGAGTCATTCGCAATTCGAATGGAGATTCGCTCTTGAAGCCCTATGATGTAGATTTGAAGCAACAGCTTCATCTCATGATTAACGGGATCGGCAGTGATAAAGTGATAGGAGAATCGTTGTTGAAGCCAACACTTCAGGGACCGTCCCCATCGCGTACTAATGAACTCTTTCATGTGGTTTGA